The following DNA comes from bacterium.
TTCCGTACTGTCCCGTGAAATCCTCGTGGTGAAGGTGAAGCCAATCAAAGTCCGAAAGAGTTCCGTTAATTACCTGCTCGTCCCATATTTTAGTGTAAGGGATATCCGCATAGTTTAAAGCAAGGGTAACGGCATCATCCCAGGGAGAACTATACGGCGGGGTATAAACGGCAATTCTGGGAGCCATTGTCAATTCGACTCTTTCCATATTTTCGGATTCTATGGTCGAATATATGGACTGCGCAGTTCCCTCGGAAACCTTTTCGTAAGTTACGCCTTTTGTTTTGCATAATTTTTCGGTCAGGTTGTTTTCGTCGAGCAGAAAAGCCCCCCCGCGATAATTGAGCAGCCACTCTGCTTTTACGCCGGATTGCAGAGATTTATAAATCACTCCATAAGCCCGCAGATGGTCGGTCTGGGATAAGTCCATAGGTATAAGGAGTTTTGAAACGAAAAATAATATTAACATATTCATTAAGTTATTTTAATTAATTTCCCAATCCAAATTCTAAAATCTAAAGTCCCAATTTCCCTATTTTCCCAACAACTTCTGTAATTTATCCCTGTCTTTTTTTGCTCTTTCCTGCCTGCCTAACTTCTCATAAGCCAACGCCCTGTTTCTATATCCTTTCGGGTTATCCGGGGCCAATTTTATTAGTTTGCTGTATGCAACCACGGCGAGTTCATAATCTCCGGTAGTCATATATATTTCGCCTATATACGGCAACAATTCTATATCTGCAGGGTCCGCCGTTATCGTATCCTCGATAGCTATTTCCGGGAGCTTCACTCCTTTAGACGTTATTGATGGAAGAAGACCGGGTTTTTTGATGGGTTCGCCTCTTCTTAATCTTTTTGCCGTTTTTAAGTCCGCGTTTGCCTGAGACTGCAATCCAAGTTTCCAGTAAGCAGTTCCCCTGTTTTCATAAGCGCGGGGAAGCTGCTGGTTAAAAGAAATTATTCTCGTGTAAACGACTACCGCAGATTTGTAGTCTCCCTTAACAATACATATTGCGCCAAGATGAAACATAGCGTCAATGTCGTTTGGAGATAAACTAATTGCCTTGTTAAAAGAGACTATCGCATCGTCGTATTTTCTTATTTTAGCAAAAGCTGCGCCGAGATTATAATACGCATCTTTTAGCGTAGAGTCTTCTTTTACTACCTGTTTGAAAAGTACAATACTGCTGTCATATTTGCCGCGATTATAATAGTTTATTCCTTGTTGGTATAGCCCATCCCAGGCATTAGAGCATATAAAAAAACTCATTACTAAAGGTAACATTTTTGTATACTATACTTTTCTTTATGAGAATGCAACTAAAAAGTTGAGAGGTTATACTTATGCCACAAAAACAACAAAACAGTAATCACGAGATTCCCAGCAGAGCAGGATAACTTGGAGTAATGTTCACGCAGAACAAACTCCAAGTAATCACAGATTTACACAAGAAACAGAACACGGAAAATTCAACCATGAAAACACGAAAGCGCGGGAAACAGAAAAAAAGATAAGACAGGGTTAACAAGATTAAATAAAAAACATAGAGTAACAAGAAAGACGCAAAAGTTCTAAAATAGAAAACTCCGTAATTTTCTCTTGACAACTTTATTCTTATATGCGAATGTAAGCATATAGTTCGGCAATAGAGAGTTGAGTTAGTTAAGTAAGTAAAGTGGGGTAAGTAAGTCAAAAGGGGGAGTATGGAAGAATTGATAAGGATTTTTGAAGTTCTCGGCGATGAGACCAGGCTGAGAATTATGAAGATTTTATTGGAAAGAGATACTCTTTGTGTCTGCGAAATAATGCAGGCGCTTCGCATAAATCAAACACGGGTGTCA
Coding sequences within:
- a CDS encoding tetratricopeptide repeat protein, encoding MLPLVMSFFICSNAWDGLYQQGINYYNRGKYDSSIVLFKQVVKEDSTLKDAYYNLGAAFAKIRKYDDAIVSFNKAISLSPNDIDAMFHLGAICIVKGDYKSAVVVYTRIISFNQQLPRAYENRGTAYWKLGLQSQANADLKTAKRLRRGEPIKKPGLLPSITSKGVKLPEIAIEDTITADPADIELLPYIGEIYMTTGDYELAVVAYSKLIKLAPDNPKGYRNRALAYEKLGRQERAKKDRDKLQKLLGK